One region of Myripristis murdjan unplaced genomic scaffold, fMyrMur1.1, whole genome shotgun sequence genomic DNA includes:
- the LOC115356765 gene encoding calcium-binding mitochondrial carrier protein SCaMC-1-like, giving the protein MSHMRRATVSFDRGMAFNFAALASSSIIDTMSIAAGRISCSAIVLDMGDSLTVPDEFTEEEKTTGVWWKQLTSGAMAGAVSCTATAPLDRMKVFMQAHELKQNKISLVGGFKQMLKEGGPTSLWRGNGINVLKIAPETAIKFMAHEQYKKLLANDAGKIQTHERFLAGSLAGATAQTAVYPMEVLKTRLKTGQYSGMYDCAKKILKREGVKAFYKGYVPNMLGIIPYAGIELTVYESLKNFWLSHYAKDTANPGSFVLLGCGTISSTCGQLASYPLALVRTRMQTQASVEGSEQLPMGRLVKKILEKEGFFGLYRGILLNLMKVIAAVSISYVVYEYMCSGLGIQK; this is encoded by the exons ATGTCGCATATGCGCCGTGCTACTGTGTCATTTGACAGAGGCATGGCCTTCAACTTCGCTGCGCTTGCCTCATCCAGCATTATTGACACCATGTCTATTGCCGCGGGGAGAATAAGTTGCTCGGCTATC GTGCTCGACATGGGTGACAGCCTCACCGTTCCAGACGAgttcacagaggaggagaagacgaCTGGTGTGTGGTGGAAGCAGCTGACGTCGGGGGCGATGGCGGGCGCCGTGTCGTGCACAGCCACCGCCCCGCTGGACAGAATGAAGGTCTTTATGCAGGC Tcat gagctgaaacaaaacaaaatcagcctGGTTGGTGGTTTCAAGCAAATGTTAAAAGAAGGAGGTCCGACTTCTCTGTGGAGAGGAAATGGCATCAACGTCCTGAAGATAGCCCCTGAGACGGCCATTAAGTTCATGGCCCATGAGCAG TATAAGAAGCTGTTGGCCAATGACGCAGGGAAGATCCAGACCCATGAAAGGTTTCTGGCTGGATCTCTGGCTGGAGCCACAGCGCAGACTGCTGTCTACCCCATGGAG GTGCTGAAAACCAGGCTGAAGACTGGGCAGTACTCCGGCATGTATGACTGTGCCAAGAAAATCCTCAAGAGGGAAGGAGTGAAGGCATTTTACAAGGGCTACGTTCCAAACATGCTGGGCATCATTCCCTACGCTGGAATTGAGCTGACTGTGTATGAG AGCTTGAAGAACTTCTGGCTGTCCCACTATGCCAAAGACACGGCCAACCCTGGAAGTTTTGTGCTGCTGGGCTGCGGTACCATCTCCAGCACCTGCGGCCAGCTGGCCAGCTACCCTCTGGCTCTGGTCCGCACCAGGATGCAGACGCA AGCATCTGTTGAAGGCTCGGAGCAGCTGCCAATGGGCCGTTTGGTGAAGAAGATTTTGGAAAAGGAAGGCTTCTTTGGACTCTACCGTGGCATCCTGCTCAACCTCATGAAAGTCATAGCAGCAGTCAGCATTAGCTACGTGGTATATGAGTACATGTGCTCTGGCCTGGGTATTCAGAAGTAG